From one Bos javanicus breed banteng chromosome 15, ARS-OSU_banteng_1.0, whole genome shotgun sequence genomic stretch:
- the LOC133261380 gene encoding RNA polymerase II subunit A C-terminal domain phosphatase SSU72 like protein 5-like produces MSSSTLRVAVVCMSNMNRSMEAHSILKKKGFNVRSFGVGSHVTLPGLAPNLPVVYDFSTTYEQMCKDLLCKNRMHHKSNGVLQILGRNERIKSGPERFQECRDPFDAIFTCTERVYKVVVKDLCAREQKTWQPVYVINVEIEDTLEAATLGALIICELCQGLQQEDDMQSSLPKLFQAVKKKTGKSFLRTICFY; encoded by the coding sequence ATGTCATCCTCCACACTCAGGGTGGCTGTGGTCTGTATGAGCAACATGAACAGGAGCATGGAAGCCCACAGCATCCTCAAGAAGAAAGGATTCAACGTTAGGTCTTTTGGAGTGGGATCCCATGTGACACTGCCAGGACTGGCACCCAACCTCCCTGTGGTATATGATTTCTCCACCACATATGAGCAGATGTGCAAGGACCTTCTCTGCAAAAACAGAATGCACCACAAGAGCAATGGGGTGTTACAGATCTTGGGGAGAAATGAGAGAATCAAATCTGGCCCTGAAAGATTTCAGGAGTGCAGAGATCCCTTCGATGCCATCTTCACCTGTACTGAGAGAGTGTATAAAGTGGTGGTGAAAGATCTGTGTGCTAGAGAACAGAAGACCTGGCAGCCTGTGTATGTGATCAACGTGGAAATAGAGGACACCCTGGAGGCAGCCACACTTGGAGCTCTGATCATCTGTGAGCTCTGCCAGGGTCTCCAGCAGGAGGACGATATGCAAAGCAGTCTGCCTAAGCTGTTCCAGGCAgtgaagaagaaaacaggcaaGAGCTTTCTGCGCACTATCTGCTTCTACTGA